A genomic stretch from Lathyrus oleraceus cultivar Zhongwan6 chromosome 2, CAAS_Psat_ZW6_1.0, whole genome shotgun sequence includes:
- the LOC127119697 gene encoding uncharacterized protein LOC127119697 translates to MPLGLILGIGRTFRRKRTSSLDILSPKRAPRGFYKGKNCQPTGFHTRKGGYVVLQEKLPNYVVPDLTGFKLKPYVSQCPLEANTAEASQTAK, encoded by the exons ATGCCTCTGGGGCTAATTTTAGGAATAGGAAGGACATTCCGAAGGAAGCGAACATCGTCACTTGATATTCTATCACCAAAACGTGCTCCTCGGGGTTTTTACAAGGGAAAGAACTGCCAGCCCACTGGTTTCCACACTCGCAAAG GTGGGTATGTGGTATTGCAGGAAAAATTACCAAACTATGTAGTTCCTGATTTGACTGGTTTTAAG CTCAAACCATACGTATCCCAGTGTCCCTTAGAAGCGAACACTGCCGAGGCTTCTCAAACGGCTAAGTAA